A stretch of Fibrobacter sp. UWEL DNA encodes these proteins:
- a CDS encoding sulfatase-like hydrolase/transferase — EGCIGSFSGHESPLSAPFLEIESGHFDLRKGEIIPFLERNFPLNNPEAVLFTLSQNMQGSQSFVLEMLASTFLKAFAYSGIVFFICNFVCLVAKKKRVKIRRNLVELSVMLVLSVICVKQFFFSIPFVQYINAYTRALCNPMSSSLYENFYVDPESVAVVFPEKKKNLIWIFMESMETNFGDSLNGGSLAENRIPYITKMMQENDSFFPGGTSVAGTNWTIAGIVSQTCGVPINFPVGISANVVGVRNYLPGAKCLTDYLKENSYNMVFDIGSSAGFMSKNHFFASHGLDSIHDYLYFERENLFSKDDFKFWGIPDNKLYELAKMDLQKLSVEDNPFAMILLTVDTHTPYGYIDSSCSSYDENIPEEHQYPLVISCADEMLKHFIEWSRRQSWYENTLIVVTGDHPTMAAGDVVGYLGKKEKRTINFILNSEIHSMKNERIFSSFDMYPTIMEALGAKIENHKLSFGVSLFSQDSTLLEKIKRASLDSLLLQRSLQYEKIMYGNRI, encoded by the coding sequence TGAGGGTTGTATCGGTAGTTTTTCTGGACATGAAAGTCCCCTTTCCGCCCCGTTTTTAGAAATTGAAAGCGGACATTTTGACCTGAGGAAGGGGGAAATCATTCCTTTTTTGGAACGAAATTTTCCATTAAATAATCCTGAGGCTGTGTTATTTACGCTTTCGCAAAATATGCAAGGATCTCAGAGCTTTGTTCTTGAAATGCTTGCATCTACATTTTTGAAAGCATTTGCTTATTCAGGAATTGTTTTTTTTATTTGCAACTTTGTTTGTCTAGTTGCAAAAAAAAAGAGGGTGAAAATAAGAAGAAATCTGGTTGAGTTGTCTGTGATGCTTGTCCTTTCTGTGATTTGTGTTAAGCAATTTTTTTTCTCGATACCTTTTGTTCAATATATAAATGCGTATACAAGAGCTTTATGCAATCCCATGTCATCTTCATTATATGAGAATTTTTACGTGGATCCTGAATCGGTTGCGGTTGTGTTTCCGGAAAAAAAGAAAAACTTGATATGGATTTTTATGGAATCAATGGAAACTAATTTTGGTGACTCTTTGAATGGTGGAAGTCTTGCTGAAAATAGAATTCCATATATTACTAAGATGATGCAAGAGAATGACTCGTTTTTCCCTGGAGGAACTAGCGTTGCGGGAACAAATTGGACTATTGCGGGGATTGTGTCACAAACATGCGGGGTTCCAATAAACTTTCCTGTGGGAATATCTGCGAATGTTGTTGGGGTTAGGAATTATCTACCTGGTGCAAAATGTTTGACGGATTATTTAAAAGAGAATTCATATAATATGGTCTTTGATATAGGTTCGAGTGCGGGGTTTATGTCAAAGAATCATTTCTTTGCCTCGCATGGTTTAGACTCAATACATGACTATCTTTATTTTGAAAGGGAAAACCTATTTTCAAAAGATGATTTCAAATTTTGGGGAATCCCTGATAACAAGTTGTATGAACTTGCAAAAATGGATTTACAAAAACTTTCAGTTGAAGATAATCCATTTGCTATGATATTGCTAACTGTAGATACGCATACTCCCTACGGGTATATAGATTCGTCTTGTTCGTCGTATGATGAAAATATACCTGAAGAACATCAGTATCCTCTTGTGATTTCTTGTGCTGACGAAATGCTAAAGCATTTTATTGAGTGGTCTAGGCGACAAAGTTGGTATGAAAATACGTTAATTGTTGTTACAGGCGATCATCCAACGATGGCAGCGGGTGATGTGGTGGGATATTTGGGAAAAAAAGAAAAACGTACGATTAACTTTATTTTGAATTCAGAAATTCATAGCATGAAAAATGAAAGAATATTCTCGTCCTTTGATATGTATCCAACAATTATGGAGGCGTTAGGCGCAAAAATTGAAAATCATAAATTATCTTTCGGAGTATCCCTTTTTTCTCAAGATTCAACGTTACTAGAAAAAATAAAGAGAGCCTCGCTTGATTCTTTGTTGCTGCAAAGAAGTCTTCAGTATGAGAAAATAATGTATGGAAATCGAATATAA